A window from Kwoniella pini CBS 10737 chromosome 1, complete sequence encodes these proteins:
- a CDS encoding homoaconitase, mitochondrial: protein MVLLPRLTRLGAHQKLAFIHARQSGRFYATVSNPQTVIEKIVQKYAVDLPQGTKVRAGDYVMIKPEHVMTHDNTGPVISKFLSLSCSKLDNPRQPVFTLDHDVQNKSETNQNKYKKIEAFAKQYNVDFYPAGRGIGHQIIVEEGYAFPGRMVVASDSHSNHYGGVGCLGTAIVRTDAAGIWATGKFWWQIPRVVSVSLDGKLSPGVTGKDVIVALAGLFNNDEVLNAAIEFTGDGIQHLSIDERLTIANMTTEWGAVAGVFPIDNKLEEWYNNIFKKNELRRFLSQPSTSSMAPIPEPSDPVNSTSPHPRLNPSRLEDAITNRPTADEGAHYASKLSLDLSTLVPYVSGPNSVKVATALPKLASENIKINKAYLVSCTNSRASDIAAAADVLRGKKIANGVEFYIAAASSRVQEDAESSGDWQALVDAGAKTLPAGCGPCIGLGVGLLEKGEVGISATNRNYKGRMGSPEAIAYLASPAVVAASAAKGYICGPDSLDFNALPQFDQPRISIIEESSDSAAPIEVDEASLEPLLDGFPAYFEGPLLFAPQDNLTTDGMYPGKYTYQDDITPERQAEVVMENYDPKFAAIARDLRSTSPSSSPSGSAKSDTKPGAILLSGYNFGTGSSREQAATAIKNAGIPLVICGSFGDIFKRNSINNGLILVESPSLIKDMTEKFAKDGIRGKGSKDGELTVVPNEWTIKVDTRRGQVTVKMGEEGEKVYPAAKVGRSVQELWVNGGLEGFIRASL from the exons ATGGTCCTGCTACCACGACTGACCCGTCTGGGTGCTCATCAAAAATTAGCATTTATACATGCTCGACAGAGTGGACGATTTTACGCCACTGTATCTAATCCTCAGACTGTCATTGAAAAGATTGTACAGAAATATGCAGTGGATTTACCTCAAGGTACAAAAGTTAGAGCTGGTGACTATGTAATGATTAAGCCTGAACATGT AATGACTCATGATAATACAGGGCCAGTCATATCCAAGTTTCTTTCCTTATCATGTTCAAAACTTGATAATCCTCGTCAACCAGTATTCACTCTAGATCATGATGTACAAAATAAATCcgaaacaaatcaaaataaatatAAGAAAATTGAAGCTTTTGCTAAGCAATATAACGTTGATTTTTATCCCGCAGGAAGAGGTATTGGACATCAAATTatagttgaagaaggatatgCGTTCCCAGGACGAATGGTAGTCGCTTCAGATAGTCATTCAAACCATTATGGTGGTGTAGGATGTCTAGGTACTGCAATAGTAAGAACTGATGCTGC AGGTATATGGGCAACGGGTAAATTCTGGTGGCAAATCCCAAGGGTAGTCTCTGTGTCTCTCGATGGAAAGCTTTCACCAGGTGTCACGGGAAAAGACGTTATCGTCGCTTTAGCTGGTTTATTCAACAATGATGAAGTTCTGAACGCCGCTATAGAATTCACTGGAGATGGTATACAGCACTTGTCAATCGACGAAAGATTGACAATAGCAAATATGACAACTGAGTGGGGAGCAGTAGCTGGTGTTTTCCCAATAGATAataaattggaagaatGGTACAATAACatattcaagaagaatgaaCTTCGAAGATTCCTGTCTCAGCCTTCTACATCAAGTATGGCACCTATACCTGAACCTTCTGATCCTGTCAACTCTACCTCCCCTCATCCTCGACTTAATCCCTCTCGCTTGGAAGATGCCATAACGAATCGACCTACCGCCGACGAGGGAGCACACTACGCATCCAAATTATCTTTAGACCTATCAACCTTAGTTCCTTACGTATCTGGGCCAAATTCAGTGAAAGTAGCTACTGCCTTACCTAAACTTGCTTCTGAGaacatcaaaatcaacaaagcCTACCTTGTATCATGTACCAATTCTCGTGCATCGGATATAGCTGCCGCTGCTGACGTACTTCGAGGGAAGAAAATAGCAAATGGAGTAGAATTTTACATTGCTGCTGCTTCAAGTAGAGTGCAAGAAGATGCAGAATCATCAGGTGATTGGCAAGCTTTAGTAGATGCAGGTGCGAAAACTCTTCCAGCAGGTTGTGGACCATGTATAGGATTGGGTGTAGGGTTATtagaaaaaggagaagtCGGAATAAGTGCTACGAATCGAAATTATAAAGGACGAATGGGATCGCCAGAAGCAATTGCTTATTTGGCTTCTCCAGCTGTTGTAGCTGCATCAGCAGCAAAAGGATATATCTGTGGACCTGATTCTTTAGATTTCAACGCTTTAcctcaatttgatcaaccCAGAATATCCATAATAGAAGAAAGTTCTGATTCTGCTGCGCCGATCGAAGTTGACGAAGCTTCCCTTGAACCTTTACTCGATGGTTTCCCAGCATACTTTGAAGGACCATTACTTTTCGCTCCTCAAGATAATTTGACCACGGATGGTATGTACCCTGGTAAATATACttatcaagatgatattaCACCTGAAAGACAAGCCGAAGTGGTAATGG AAAACTATGATCCTAAATTCGCTGCTATAGCAAGAGATCTTCGATCgacttcaccttcttcttctccttccgGATCTGCGAAATCGGACACTAAACCAGGTgcaattttattatcagGATATAATTTCGGAACTGGATCTTCAAGAGAACAAGCTGCAACTGCAATTAAAAATGCAGGAATACCTTTAGTAATTTGTGGATCTTTTGGTGAtatttttaaaagaaaCTCCATAAATAATGGATTAATTTTAGTTGAATCTCCAAGTTTAATTAAAGATATGACTGAAAAATTTGCAAAAGATGGAATAAGAGGTAAAGGTTCAAAAGATGGTGAATTAACTGTTGTACCTAATGAATGGACAATTAAAGTTGATACTAGACGAGGTCAAGTAACAGTCAAAAtgggtgaagaaggtgaaaaagttTACCCAGCTGCTAAAGTTGGAAGAAGTGTACAAGAATTATGGGTTAATGGAGGTTTAGAAGGATTTATTAGGGCTTCGTTATAG